From Pieris rapae chromosome 3, ilPieRapa1.1, whole genome shotgun sequence, a single genomic window includes:
- the LOC111002102 gene encoding uncharacterized protein LOC111002102, producing the protein MKHFACVLLLAAAVTAEPPRYRDARFRSQRQEVEGSGAEAPYPAAGWRPAKEFNLPTRQQTPPATSYGVPADSYGAPFNTYAPPQEYGPPQESKDEKEEDTEKVEKESARLEEEPKRDAEVISNQGAYYVLLPGSQLQRVQFQTENDIRNMAYTARLQYKNEDRAPIFVYTVPEYQKAAYVQLI; encoded by the coding sequence ATGAAACACTTCGCTTGTGTACTTCTTCTCGCAGCGGCGGTGACCGCTGAACCACCTCGATACAGAGACGCAAGGTTCAGATCACAAAGGCAAGAAGTGGAGGGTAGTGGAGCCGAAGCACCCTACCCTGCCGCCGGCTGGAGACCAGCCAAGGAATTTAATTTACCAACTCGACAGCAGACACCACCTGCGACGTCATATGGAGTTCCGGCGGATAGCTATGGCGCACCATTCAACACTTACGCACCACCTCAAGAATATGGCCCACCACAAGAGTCTAAAGATGAAAAGGAAGAAGACACTGAAAAGGTAGAAAAAGAAAGTGCCAGGCTGGAGGAAGAGCCCAAAAGGGATGCTGAAGTGATCAGCAATCAAGGAGCATATTATGTACTGTTGCCGGGTTCGCAGCTCCAGCGAGTTCAGTTCCAGACAGAGAATGACATCCGCAACATGGCGTATACGGCGAGACTTCAGTACAAGAATGAAGACCGCGCCCCAATTTTCGTGTACACTGTGCCGGAGTATCAAAAAGCAGCATATGTTCAGTTAATATGA
- the LOC111002100 gene encoding uncharacterized protein LOC111002100, translating into MLRHEFEPTKKLVSLLPSDKRSCLWISDVIIFQCILVFIGASTIIYCVWSPEHAKYDYDKLARVMYLYDPHACGYNLRTSKSIISLKLSNDTHGLNIRPIKHMPAVVTVTSMVPAKTRRYVKFSVIIHSFWLVIAICLRVFRFATKVHILKIILSLSYFSCILIICFDVSMAIVYIAHIQRSLTTGMILRYSGWSIEMKLDHYNSFGGWLPMAASACWLRGVIIFALNIYICRKISLIKNSIRKREVNKKLMLEENMPIPEPVFEDPLDDNVLYYRNGEFRPVEKKNQWSFFF; encoded by the exons ATGTTAAGGCACGAATTCGAACCGACTAAGAAACTTGTGTCCCTTCTTCCAAGCGATAAAAGGTCTTGTTTGTGGATTTCAGacgttataatttttcaat GTATTCTAGTCTTCATAGGAGCATCGACGATTATCTATTGTGTGTGGTCACCAGAGCATGCCAAATATGACTACGACAAACTCGCGCgtgttatgtatttatacgATCCTCATGCTTGCGGCTACAATCTACGTACTTCGAAGTCTATAATATCTCTAAAACTGAGCAATGATACTCATGGTTTGAATATACGACCGATCAAACACATGCCAGCCGTTGTTACAGTCACTTCAATGGTACCAGCAAAAACCAGAAG ATACGTGAAATTCAGCGTAATAATTCACAGTTTCTGGTTGGTCATCGCAATTTGTTTAAGAGTCTTCAGGTTCGCTACGAAGGTTCATATTTTGAAGATTATCCTCAGTTTGAGTTATTTCTCctgtattttgataatatgTTTTGACGTGTCAATGGCTATCGTATATATCGCCCACATCCAAAGAAGCCTCACTACTGGAATGATACTACGATACAGTGGCTGGAGTATTGAGATGAAACTCGATCATTACAATAGTTTCGGTGGCTGGCTTCCAATGGCGGCATCCGCGTGCTGGCTGAGAGGCGTAATTATATTTGCCCTAAACATTTACATCTGTAGAAAAATCAGTCTGATTAAGAACAGCATAAGGAAGAGAGaggtcaataaaaaattgatgtTGGAAGAGAATATGCCGATACCTGAACCGGTCTTTGAAGATCCGTTGGACGATAATGTGCTTTATTACAGAAATGGAGAATTTAGACCAGTCGAAAAGAAAAACCAGTGGTCTTTCTTtttctaa
- the LOC111002109 gene encoding extensin-like encodes MKCVIVLCLIGSSLAELPRFTPARFRFQRQELAPTTTDTPTESTTDVTAPYPPSGWRPSGEPFTLPDQTDATPTDTYGPPAPYPPSGWKPAGQAFTLPQEQTTSTPDSSYGTPDAPYPPSGWKPSGEPFALPQQTTPDNTYGPPDNTYGPPEANTEKLDGPVEVQRSIGTYYVLLPNGQLQRVEFLTENDIQNMKYTAKLELRERAPLYIFGP; translated from the coding sequence ATGAAGTGCGTGATCGTGTTGTGTTTGATTGGGAGCTCTTTAGCTGAGCTGCCTCGTTTTACGCCAGCGAGGTTCAGGTTCCAGCGCCAAGAATTAGCTCCGACGACAACGGATACACCCACAGAATCCACTACAGACGTGACTGCACCCTACCCACCGTCTGGTTGGAGACCATCGGGTGAACCTTTCACGCTTCCAGATCAGACCGATGCCACTCCCACTGATACATACGGCCCTCCTGCTCCATATCCACCTTCAGGATGGAAACCAGCGGGACAGGCTTTCACACTACCTCAAGAGCAGACTACAAGCACACCTGACAGCTCTTACGGCACCCCGGATGCACCCTATCCACCATCAGGGTGGAAACCGTCAGGAGAACCCTTCGCATTGCCTCAACAGACCACACCTGACAACACGTACGGCCCACCGGATAATACTTATGGCCCTCCTGAAGCCAATACTGAAAAATTGGACGGACCAGTAGAAGTACAAAGAAGCATCGGTACGTACTACGTATTGCTTCCGAACGGCCAACTGCAGCGAGTGGAATTTCTGACAGAGAATGACATTCAGAATATGAAATACACGGCAAAGTTGGAACTGCGTGAACGTGCACCGCTTTACATCTTTGGCCCTTAA
- the LOC111002101 gene encoding uncharacterized protein LOC111002101 has translation MLISWLTLSCRFVPDSSELHEVILMKLLYLYDPEACGRIHFYNFTMAKQENTIFSTVMWPVRNPIASRFRSAMRIWLSLHIIWLALSIVNLTHARRPCGFYAVVVPFTLTGLAMLVTDVVFMAMFIEDIAKTDTEIGILEFMNGGGKNLRWIVKKYPWKTMQELGQSPLDDTSWIALIFAFGSCRGIVQWILNFWLVKDNYFAGLDYHRKLQKEISVRHARVLKK, from the exons ATGCTAATATCCTGGTTAACTCTAAGCTGTCGTTTTGTTCCCGATAGCAGTGAACTGCACGAGGTAATTCTGATGAAGCTTTTATACCTTTACGATCCAGAAGCCTGTGGAAGGATCCACTTCTATAACTTCACAATGGCTAAACAAGAAAATACAATCTTTTCAACTGTCATGTGGCCAGTTAGAAATCCTATAGCATCTAGATTTAGAAG TGCAATGCGAATCTGGTTGTCGCTTCACATCATCTGGCTTGCTTTAAGTATTGTGAACCTCACACACGCAAGAAGACCTTGTGGATTCTACGCTGTGGTGGTACCCTTCACATTAACCGGCCTGGCTATGTTGGTGACAGACGTGGTCTTTATGGCCATGTTCATAGAGGATATTGCAAAAACCGACACCGAAA ttgGCATTTTGGAGTTTATGAACGGTGGCGGTAAAAACCTCAGATGGATTGTGAAGAAATATCCATGGAAGACGATGCAGGAGCTTGGTCAATCTCCTTTAGATGATACATCTTGGATAGCACTAATTTTTGCTTTCGGCAGCTGCAGAGGAATTGTGCAATGGATACTGAACTTCTGGCTCGTGAAGGATAACTATTTTGCTGGGCTAGATTATCACC gtaaattacaaaaagaaataagcgTGCGACATGCtcgtgttttaaaaaaataa